The nucleotide sequence AAGAGCGACCAGCGCACAGGCCGCCCAGAGGTCGGCCCGCCTGGACAGAAGGCGCGAGGACATGGCGGCATTCCTCTTCGGGAACGAAAAGAGCCGGCAGGAGCCGGCCCCATTGTAGCGGAGATGAGGGATGCTGCAAAGGCGTGCTCAGGGAGTGCCGCTGCCCGGCAGCGAAGTGCTGGAGGCCTGAGCCGTGGTCGGTGCCGTCGGCGTCTCGCTGCCGTTGTGGTCATAGCTGAGCGCCAGCACGACAACGCCGGTCAGGATGATCGCCAGCGCCGCAATGCGCAGCGGCGGGATCGTCTCATCGAAGACCTTCCAGGATATGAGCACTACCAGGACGTAGCTGAGCGCCACCATGGGGTAGGCGTAGCTGAGCGGCAGCCGCTTGAGCGCAAGCAGATAGACCAGTGAGCTGAGCCCGTAGCAGAAGAACCCCATGAACACACGGAAGTTGCAGACCGCGGACAGCAGAATGGTCACCGCAGACGCGTCTTCAGGCAACTGTCGCAGTCCTGACTTCAGCAGGACCTGACCGATTGCACCCAGCGAGATGGCGACCAGCAGGATAAGGAAGAACGGGAGCATGTTGGGGCGTGCGGATGTCTCCATAGGTTTGCCGGCAATCAGGAAGCAGATAAGCTGGGCCACACAGAAGACTGCATGGCCCAGCCCTTCAGCAATAGTGGTAGGAGGGGACTAACCCTTCAGTTCGTTGGCTACGTCCACAGCAGAGGCGGCGTCCGGGGCATAGCCGTCGGCGCCGATCTCGTCAGCGTAGTTCTGCGTAACCGGAGCGCCACCGATCATGACCTTGACCCTGTCACGAACGCCGGCCTCGGCCAGCGCGTCGATGGTATCCTTCATGGACGGCATCGTGGTGGTCAGCAGAGCCGAGAGGGCGATGATGCCGACGCCCTTCGCGTTGACTGACTCGACGAACTTCTCCGGTGACACATCGACGCCGAGGTCCACGACTTCGAAGCCGCCACCCTCAAGCATCATGGCCACAAGGTTCTTGCCGATATCGTGAAGGTCGCCCTTAACGGTGCCAATGGCGACGACACCGCGCGGCTCAATCCCGGTCTCAGCAAGCAGGGGCTTGACCAGGTCCATGCCGGCGTGCATCGCACGTGCGGCAATGAGGACCTCGGGAACGTAGAACTCGTTGTTCTTGAACTTCGTGCCAACTACCGACATCCCGGCGATTAGGCCCTCGTTGATAACGTCTGCCGGGGCCACGCCATCATCGAGCGCAGCCTTTGTCAGCTTTGTCGCCTCGTCGCGTTTTCCCTGGATGATAGCGTCCGCCAAGGCTTGCAGATCCGCCATTTTGGGTCTACCTCCCTGTGGCTTTCCTCCCGGCCAGCACGCCGGTAGCAGCAACCTGATAATACTAACCGATTCGGCCCTTGCGCTGCAAGGGCTTGAGGCCCTTTCGAAGGTCCGGTAAGGCACGGAGGGTAGCGCTTGCGCTCAAAGACTACGGAAAGACCATTGCATCCATGAAAGCCATCTGGAACTGCGGCAGCCGTGACAGCTCCACGTGCTCTGCCGCTGCCGCAAGCTCAGCAGCACGCCGGCGCTCCTCCAGGGAGATCAGGGCAAGCAAAGCACCGGCTCCCGCAGCATTCCCGACGCCCTTGATGCGCTCCACCGGCACCGGTGGGAGCATGCCCATTCGTAGAGCGCTCACCGGGTCGACGTAGTTCCCGAAGGCACCGGCAAGGAGCACCTCGCCGAGCTCTTCGGGCTCGAGCTCAGCCATCTCCAGGAGCAGATCGACCGCCGCGCGCACCGCACCCTTGGCTAGCTGGATCTGCCGCACATCGCGCTGTGACAGGTACACGGGAGACGCGTCGTCGGGATCGCTGAGGATGAAGCGGCGTGTGTTGCCTTCGCCCACGAGTCGTTGGGCGACCTGCGGCGAGGTACCTGCCGGCAACTGCCCGTCGACGAACCGACCGGAGCTCTCCACTACGCCGAGTTCGAGGACCCGCGCCACTGCATCGAACAGCCCTGAGCCGCAGATGCCTGTTGGCTGCTGCCCACCGATGGTCTGGATCTCGATGCCCTCATCCTTGAGGCGCACATGCTCGATCGCACCGGGCGCGGCCCGCATGCCATGCTCGATCTGAGCCCCTTCAAAGGCCGGACCGGCGGCGCAGGAGGCGACCAGCAGCTTGCCCTTCGCCCACAGCGCAACCTCACCGTTGGTGCCGATATCGATGGCAAGAACCGGATGGCCCCGATCGAGCATATCCGTCGCCAGGATCACGCCGACCGTGTCCGCACCGACGAACCCGGCGATGGTCGGCAGACAGAACACGCTGCCTCGCGGATGCATGGCGATACCGGCCTCGGCCGGTGCCAACTCGTGAGCGCGTGTGGTCACGGGGATGTAGGGCGCCTGAGCCAGGTTCCGAGGGTCAAGGCCCATGAACAGGTGGTTCATCGCCGTGTTCCCGACGATCGTGACCTCGTAGAGGTCCTCGGTCCGGCAGCCACACTTTCCCAGGGCTTCGGCGATGATCCCATTGATGGTCTGCAGGACCAGCCCACGCAGCGTCTCTACACCATCTTCGTGAGTGCCGCAGTACTCGATGCGGGAGATGACATCCGCTCCGTGCCGTCCCTGTTCATTGTAGGCGGCGGCCGTGGTCAGCGGTCGGCCGGTCAGCAGGTCGACGAGGTAGGCGACGACGGTCGTTGTGCCGATATCGACGGCCACGCCGAGAGTCCTGGGCCGCTGCGAGCCGGGGCGAACGTCCACCAAGCGGCTCCCAACGATGGAGGCAATGACCTCGAAGTCACCTTCGCGCAGGGCTCCGGCCAGCACCCTGAGAGCGGCGGGGCACGCGTGCAGCGTCGCCGTTACCTGCGAGAGGGCGCCATCGAGGCGGTCGAAGTCGCTGCGCTGGTCATGGATGCTGGGGGCCGGCAGCTTGACGTGGATCTGCCGGGCATTCGGGTGGAGCTTGACGGGACGCACCAAGTCGCCGTTGAGGGCCTTCTTGCCGATGACATGGGCTTCTGGCGGTACCTCGATGACTGCGTCGCCCTCGAGCCGGGCCTGACAGGCAAGCCGGCAGCCGCTTTCCAGCTCCTCAGGGGTGAGAAGCTCCACTTCCTCGACGGTCGGCTCGGACAGGGAGCCGGACAGCACGGTCACGCGGCATTTGCCACACTTGCCACGCCCGCCGCAGGGGAGATGGAGACTGAGGTCGGCTTCGTGGGCTGCTTCAGAGACAGTGATAGAGGCTGCGACTGCAGCCTCTATGCCATCGGGCTCAAAGCGAACGTTGACTGTCATGGACGGCAACACACCGCTATCGAGCGTTCGGCGCACCGCAAGGACACCGCCGGTTCGGAGTCTTCAGAAGGGCGCCTTTGGCCGGGGACACGAGCCACAGCGGGCGACGAAAGCCCCGCAGCTTTGTGCAACTCGGCCCGGGGGAACGACTGCTCGACGGATGGGACTAGTAGTAGGCGAGGCTCTTGCGGGCTTCGCCGGCCTCCCGGGTACTACCGTCGATCTCAAGTATCTTCTCCAGAGCAGGCCGGGCACGCTCATACTCGCCCAGCATCTCCAGGGATCTGGCAAGGTCGAGCCAGTAGCGCTGGTTCTCTGGCTCCAGTTCCGTGGACTTCTCCATCCGGGCAATGGCACGGTCGAAATCGCCCGTGTTGAGCAGCACGTGCCCGAGGGCCCACCAGCAGGCGGCTGCGTCGGGGCACGCGCGCACCGCGTCCTCGAGCAAAGGCAGTGCCTTCTCGTAGTCTCCGCTGAGGCGGGCCTTGTTTGCTTCCTCGAAGAGCTGTTGGGTTTCTTCGTCCATTGGGCTCCAGCTTTGGCAGACGAAATGGGTGGCCACAGGGCTACGTGGTCTCTCGACCTGATCTAGCCAAGCCGGGCGCCGACAGTAAGCCGGGCGCCACGCAGGAACTCAGGTGCCGTCATACGCTTCTTGCCCTCGAGCTGCACTTCATCCAGCCACAGGCGGCCGTGACCGCAGGTCACCGCCGCCGCCTCGGTAGACACTTCCACGAAGGTCCCCACTTCTCCTTCCCCACTCTC is from Armatimonadia bacterium and encodes:
- a CDS encoding EamA family transporter, translated to MAQLICFLIAGKPMETSARPNMLPFFLILLVAISLGAIGQVLLKSGLRQLPEDASAVTILLSAVCNFRVFMGFFCYGLSSLVYLLALKRLPLSYAYPMVALSYVLVVLISWKVFDETIPPLRIAALAIILTGVVVLALSYDHNGSETPTAPTTAQASSTSLPGSGTP
- a CDS encoding corrinoid protein codes for the protein MADLQALADAIIQGKRDEATKLTKAALDDGVAPADVINEGLIAGMSVVGTKFKNNEFYVPEVLIAARAMHAGMDLVKPLLAETGIEPRGVVAIGTVKGDLHDIGKNLVAMMLEGGGFEVVDLGVDVSPEKFVESVNAKGVGIIALSALLTTTMPSMKDTIDALAEAGVRDRVKVMIGGAPVTQNYADEIGADGYAPDAASAVDVANELKG
- a CDS encoding ASKHA domain-containing protein — encoded protein: MTVNVRFEPDGIEAAVAASITVSEAAHEADLSLHLPCGGRGKCGKCRVTVLSGSLSEPTVEEVELLTPEELESGCRLACQARLEGDAVIEVPPEAHVIGKKALNGDLVRPVKLHPNARQIHVKLPAPSIHDQRSDFDRLDGALSQVTATLHACPAALRVLAGALREGDFEVIASIVGSRLVDVRPGSQRPRTLGVAVDIGTTTVVAYLVDLLTGRPLTTAAAYNEQGRHGADVISRIEYCGTHEDGVETLRGLVLQTINGIIAEALGKCGCRTEDLYEVTIVGNTAMNHLFMGLDPRNLAQAPYIPVTTRAHELAPAEAGIAMHPRGSVFCLPTIAGFVGADTVGVILATDMLDRGHPVLAIDIGTNGEVALWAKGKLLVASCAAGPAFEGAQIEHGMRAAPGAIEHVRLKDEGIEIQTIGGQQPTGICGSGLFDAVARVLELGVVESSGRFVDGQLPAGTSPQVAQRLVGEGNTRRFILSDPDDASPVYLSQRDVRQIQLAKGAVRAAVDLLLEMAELEPEELGEVLLAGAFGNYVDPVSALRMGMLPPVPVERIKGVGNAAGAGALLALISLEERRRAAELAAAAEHVELSRLPQFQMAFMDAMVFP
- a CDS encoding tetratricopeptide repeat protein, with the protein product MDEETQQLFEEANKARLSGDYEKALPLLEDAVRACPDAAACWWALGHVLLNTGDFDRAIARMEKSTELEPENQRYWLDLARSLEMLGEYERARPALEKILEIDGSTREAGEARKSLAYY